One window of bacterium genomic DNA carries:
- the xseB gene encoding exodeoxyribonuclease VII small subunit, giving the protein MANKTETLKAENPETMTFEQAIARLEELARLLEDGEIPIEQSLTAYEEGQKLFQFCQSKLQDAEKKLRKLDDLIPAGE; this is encoded by the coding sequence ATGGCGAATAAGACCGAGACACTGAAAGCAGAGAATCCCGAAACGATGACTTTCGAACAGGCAATTGCCCGACTCGAAGAATTGGCGCGGCTGCTGGAAGATGGTGAGATTCCGATTGAGCAATCGCTAACTGCATATGAAGAGGGTCAAAAGTTGTTTCAATTCTGTCAGTCGAAGTTACAGGATGCGGAAAAGAAACTGCGCAAACTTGACGATTTAATTCCGGCAGGCGAGTAA
- the ftsY gene encoding signal recognition particle-docking protein FtsY, which yields MGFFSKIKETLSKTRTAIVEKVTELVTGRPRIDAAVLSDLEDVLIAADFGHAIATNIVADVKLRVQKGENDSASLKRLVRDALIKQLPSSTPAVIRNKPHVILLVGVNGSGKTTTLGKLASYYRAQGLTVLAAAGDTFRAAAVGQLEVWAQRSGAEFLTAVEGADPAAVAHDAVSAGIARNKDIVLIDTAGRLQAKKNLMAELEKVVRVVGKVMPGAPHEVLLVLDGTTGQNALSQAELFGKQANVTGLVVTKLDGTAKGGFVFAIKERLGLPVQWIGTGEKIEDLEPFDAQAFADAVIGE from the coding sequence GTGGGTTTCTTTAGTAAGATTAAAGAGACGCTTTCCAAGACCCGCACCGCTATTGTGGAAAAGGTCACGGAACTTGTCACCGGACGCCCGCGCATCGATGCGGCGGTTCTGAGTGATTTAGAAGATGTGTTAATCGCTGCTGATTTTGGTCACGCCATTGCTACAAACATTGTCGCTGATGTAAAACTACGAGTGCAAAAAGGCGAGAACGATTCCGCTTCTCTGAAACGACTTGTTCGCGACGCATTAATCAAACAACTTCCCTCCTCAACTCCGGCAGTTATTCGCAATAAACCTCATGTGATTCTATTAGTCGGCGTGAATGGTTCCGGCAAAACGACGACGTTGGGAAAATTAGCGTCGTATTACCGGGCGCAAGGTCTAACCGTCTTAGCGGCGGCAGGCGATACGTTCCGAGCGGCGGCGGTGGGACAATTGGAAGTATGGGCGCAGCGTTCCGGCGCGGAGTTTCTTACCGCAGTCGAAGGAGCAGACCCCGCGGCAGTGGCGCACGATGCGGTTTCCGCCGGGATTGCCCGCAACAAAGATATCGTATTAATCGATACGGCTGGACGGTTGCAAGCGAAGAAAAACTTGATGGCGGAACTCGAAAAAGTGGTACGGGTGGTTGGGAAAGTGATGCCCGGCGCGCCGCACGAAGTATTGTTAGTACTCGATGGTACAACGGGTCAAAATGCGTTGTCGCAAGCAGAACTGTTTGGAAAACAAGCGAACGTTACCGGATTGGTTGTGACAAAATTGGATGGAACAGCGAAGGGTGGTTTTGTTTTTGCTATTAAAGAGCGGTTAGGTTTGCCGGTGCAGTGGATTGGTACCGGAGAAAAGATTGAAGACCTCGAACCGTTTGACGCACAAGCTTTTGCCGATGCGGTGATCGGTGAGTAA
- a CDS encoding NAD(+)/NADH kinase, which produces MPSRIGIYANLRKPKVWNEVPNYIRWLANKNAEIMIDEPLTQLDHLDEFTFSPISDFASQCDVILSFGGDGTLLSCVREVGETATPVLGVNLGGLGYLAEFSVPELYRWTDALLAGKFETQERMVLLGQKSGGNSRPLLALNDFVLDRGEHSRTIRLRTSIDGEYLNTYTADGIIISTPTGSTGYSLSAGGPILEPTLDATILIPICPHTLAHRPMVIRGDRKLHIETEPGYKANVMADGSYVDSIEYGEQIEICRANFNVRLVTFTGKYFYQVLREKLRWGEDTRHPER; this is translated from the coding sequence ATGCCTTCACGCATTGGCATCTACGCGAATCTGCGCAAACCGAAAGTTTGGAACGAAGTTCCAAACTACATTCGCTGGCTTGCGAATAAAAACGCGGAAATCATGATCGATGAGCCGTTAACGCAACTCGATCATCTGGACGAATTTACTTTTTCACCGATTTCCGATTTTGCCAGTCAATGCGATGTGATACTTTCTTTCGGCGGCGATGGTACACTCCTGAGCTGTGTTCGTGAAGTAGGTGAAACCGCTACTCCGGTGTTAGGGGTGAATCTTGGCGGACTCGGCTACCTTGCTGAATTCTCGGTGCCGGAGTTGTATCGCTGGACCGATGCACTGTTAGCCGGCAAGTTTGAAACCCAAGAGCGCATGGTGCTGCTGGGACAAAAGAGCGGCGGCAATTCCCGTCCGTTATTGGCGTTGAACGATTTTGTACTGGATCGCGGCGAGCATAGCCGTACTATTCGGCTGCGCACCTCAATCGACGGCGAGTATCTCAATACCTACACTGCCGATGGCATCATTATCTCTACCCCGACTGGATCGACCGGTTACTCGCTCTCGGCGGGCGGTCCAATTCTTGAACCAACTTTAGATGCTACCATATTAATTCCGATCTGTCCGCACACGTTGGCGCACCGTCCGATGGTAATCCGCGGTGACCGGAAACTACACATTGAAACCGAACCGGGGTATAAAGCGAATGTAATGGCGGATGGCAGTTACGTCGACTCAATTGAGTACGGCGAGCAAATCGAAATCTGCCGTGCCAATTTCAACGTTCGGTTGGTTACTTTTACCGGGAAATACTTCTATCAAGTCCTGCGCGAAAAACTGCGGTGGGGAGAAGACACCCGCCATCCCGAAAGGTAA
- the rimO gene encoding 30S ribosomal protein S12 methylthiotransferase RimO — translation MSKAHSGIHLVQLGCSKNSVDGERFLGLLESRGIAVKNSPKDAHAVVVNTCGFIEPAREEAIDEILQAIQLKNAGKIDQVYVIGCLATRSGDELRTELPEVDGIYGVDQWQHLVEKLTDAHEPISLRGPIPRHLLTPKHSAYLRIADGCNRGCSYCAIPLMRGRYVSTPLADLLAEAEQLRKSGVKELLVVAQELNDYGRDLGQPDLFKQLMAELDALAFPWLRILYTHPPAFNEEFLEILAKTKSLVPYIDYPIEHSHPKILWSMGRKKGPDHLLHWIKRMREAIPDMVVRTSIIVGYPGEGEAEFEQLLEFTAEAKFERFGVFLYSTEEGTRAAKLPDLVAPREVAEERRERLLDLGNEIAEEFHREQLHREVQVIVEGKEQNEPWGRTKWDAPEIDYRVRLGNRSLRTGSLLTVTLKDTWEGGWIGEPVIKALPLVS, via the coding sequence GTGAGTAAAGCACACTCCGGTATTCATCTGGTGCAGCTCGGCTGTTCAAAGAATAGCGTCGATGGCGAACGTTTTCTCGGTTTATTGGAATCGCGTGGAATCGCAGTAAAGAATAGTCCGAAAGACGCCCATGCGGTTGTCGTAAACACTTGTGGATTTATCGAACCCGCCCGCGAAGAGGCAATCGACGAGATACTGCAGGCAATCCAGCTCAAGAACGCCGGGAAGATCGATCAGGTCTATGTAATCGGCTGTTTGGCAACTCGCAGCGGCGATGAATTGCGTACCGAGTTACCTGAAGTCGATGGTATCTATGGCGTCGATCAGTGGCAACACTTGGTGGAAAAGTTGACTGACGCCCACGAACCGATTTCTTTGCGTGGGCCGATTCCGCGGCATTTGCTGACACCCAAGCATAGCGCCTATTTGCGGATTGCTGACGGTTGTAATCGCGGCTGTTCCTATTGTGCAATCCCATTGATGCGGGGCAGATATGTTTCGACCCCGCTCGCCGATTTACTCGCAGAAGCAGAGCAACTCCGGAAATCCGGTGTCAAGGAACTATTGGTCGTTGCTCAGGAGTTAAACGATTACGGCCGAGATCTCGGACAGCCTGATTTGTTTAAGCAGTTGATGGCGGAACTCGATGCGTTAGCGTTTCCGTGGCTGCGAATTTTATACACGCATCCACCAGCATTCAACGAAGAGTTTCTCGAGATTTTGGCGAAAACGAAATCGCTCGTACCATATATCGACTACCCGATTGAGCATAGTCATCCTAAAATTCTCTGGTCGATGGGTCGCAAAAAAGGTCCCGACCACTTGTTGCATTGGATCAAGCGGATGCGGGAAGCGATCCCCGATATGGTGGTACGCACCAGCATCATCGTCGGGTATCCCGGTGAAGGGGAAGCGGAATTCGAACAATTGCTTGAGTTTACTGCCGAAGCAAAATTTGAGCGATTTGGCGTATTTCTCTATTCTACGGAAGAGGGAACACGAGCCGCGAAATTACCCGATTTGGTTGCTCCGCGGGAAGTTGCCGAAGAGCGCCGCGAACGGTTACTCGATCTGGGGAACGAAATCGCCGAAGAATTTCACCGAGAGCAACTGCATCGTGAAGTGCAAGTAATCGTCGAAGGTAAAGAACAGAACGAGCCATGGGGGCGAACGAAATGGGATGCGCCGGAAATCGATTACCGGGTACGGCTCGGCAACCGCTCGTTGCGAACGGGTTCCCTGTTGACCGTTACCCTCAAAGATACTTGGGAAGGTGGTTGGATCGGGGAACCGGTCATAAAAGCGTTGCCATTGGTCTCATGA